One Phoenix dactylifera cultivar Barhee BC4 unplaced genomic scaffold, palm_55x_up_171113_PBpolish2nd_filt_p 000876F, whole genome shotgun sequence genomic window, TCTTGGGGTGAGAGCAACCCGGttgcaacaaaaaaagaaagcaatacTCAGAACTCaaccatctcctcctccttcctagcTCTTAATCCCCTTCTCATGACGTGATACCTGAGCCTTCACTCATCAGCACCATTCCCCACGTCCTCGCTTCGAAGCATAGCTACTACCTTTCTTCCCACGTCCACGTGGAAGCCAAGCCATCGTGCGTCATCACCGTTCCCCACGTCCTCGCTTCGGAGCGCCTCTACTGCCTTTCTTCCCATGTTCTCATGAGAGCCGGGCCATTGCGCGTCAATACCATGTCCAACATCCGTGCTTCGGAGAGCATGCATGGTGGTTCTTCCTCCTCTGTCTCCGCGACATGGTTCTTCCTCCTCCGTCTTCAAGACGTGGCTATCAGCTGAGCCACATACATGGCCCCTCGTCGAGAGCCCTCCTACTTCCCGCTTCATCGTGGTAGACTCCTCCGTTTTCTCCTGCAAACCAGGCGCGGAGTTGTCAAGGCCTTGGCTGTCGAGGTGGCTATCAAAGTCCTAGCTGATGGCGACCAGGTAATATAGGTTCGGTCTACGGACTCGCTGAGGCCTAGCAGGTTTGGGAAGCTCATCGCCCCCATCAAATTTCAAATCAAAATATGGCCTAGTCAAAACAGATGGAGCCATGCAAGACCTAGAACTGAGCCAACAAAGAAGAGGGAGTAGTGTCTTCAGTTCCAACAAGAAAATTGTAATGGATTCTGAGTCGCACAAGATAGACATTAAACAGATCCTCGCAATCAGCTTTTGCATTAACCGGCCAGAGCCTTCCTACATTGGCAATAACTTCAGAGCCAAATGCTCCTGTCATCCAACAAATCAGACAATAATACCATAAAAGCTGTAACACTGGTTTCATAAATAGTTGTTGGTCCTGCCTTAACCACTCTAAATAGCAGCAccattttgattaaaaatttaaCATGGCCTACAGCTATCAGAGGACATCATCATGAAGATCCATGGTTTCTGATTTGACATGGCCATTTATAGGATTAATTAGAGATGCTTGCTGTTTGTCTGACACATCTATGTCACAAAAATAGTTTTGCTTTCTAATCCCATAACCTAATTTTCAGCATTACAATAGCATCAATCCAATAAAACAATTTTATTGGCAAATGGTTTACATGAAATTAAACATCACCGCCTgtaaagcaaaaaaagaaaacaggcaTAAAATTAAATGAAAGGTGATTGTTACAACATAAAAATCCAAAAATGGAGGGGATCTCATTGGCATGAGAAGGCAGCTACCCCTGTGCTTCCCTGGGGGAAATGTCGGCAAACTATTTCAAGGTTTTATGGAGCTCTTTCAAATGGAAAGGTATCATTGTAACAGATATCCCAGACAGCCCCAATGGCATCTCTTGCAGCTGCATCTGAGCAGTGTGGATTTTTCTGGACAGACTTCAGAGCACGCCTTTGCACACATTCCTTCAGATGCCCCGCAACAGAAGACGACAGTAAGTAGAATACAATTAGAAGAACCATTATAGAAGTGGTGCTGAAAATagaaagcaagagagagaatttggatGACCAGAAATGCTCTATTGACATGTTGTATTGGAACTTGGTAGTTTATCAAAAAATGAAAGTGAAGACTGAAAACATGATAAACAAAGATGGACCTCCCCGCTGGAACAGGTACAATTGACAAAGCGGTTTTCAGTTCACCACAACACCTGAAGCCAGTTTGGATGCCTGCATATCTAGTTCAAGGATAAACCACGTGGactgaaagtgaggaatcaagtagGGGTAGGGAGAGAAGAAAACATCACCATGTAGGATCTTGAGAGTTGCAAGTCCTGAAAAAATAGGATACTGTAAATTACAACTCTAAAGACCTGATTTTTGAGGATTCTGTGATTGGGGACTTCTCTGTTGCGACTCCTCTCACATCCAATGACCCTTTAAACTTTTAACAAGAAAGGATTTATCCAATAGACAAGACACACAACCATCCAAATAGGCCCTTAGTTTCCATGCTCAACAACATAGTGCTGAGACATCTATTTTCTTAAGTTGCAACACCTATCTGAACTTAGACATAATATAAAGTTCAAGAAAGGAGTGGGGTATTTTTTAAGGCATAATACATTGTTCGAGAAAGAAGTGGGGCAGATTGTAGAAAACTTAGACAAGGTGCATGTACATGTAAACTAAACTCCAAGATAAGTACCCAACAACAGCAGGCACAAGCTCTCTTCCTGTCCACTTTAATGGTATGATGACccaaaaacaagagaaaactTTTAAGAGCTTATCAACAGGCATACATCAATTAGCAATATCTAGATCAAAGTATAATCAGTTTTGAAATCAGAAATTGAGCGTTCCAGCTAGTTCACTTCTATGTCTATTTAGTACTCAAAACAAATTTCTAATGTATGAAATCATGTAGGACATAACCCTTAAATACGATTCAAAGTCAGACCATGATAGATGCCTCAAGGCTAGTTGTTTAGGCTCTTACAATTGCAACATATAACTAAGATATCTTTTACAATTGTGTTAATTTTTGAAGGTAGTAATAATTACAACAATGAGATATTTCGCATCATGAAAAGAAAGCAATACAGAATTTGAAGTCATACACAGAAGGGTGCAGATGAATCAGAATGGTTCTGGATTTGCTTAACACCAATCAGTCATGATTGATAAACATCACTAATTCTAGGGCCAAACCTAATGACTTAAAacatggatcatgtcatgttggAACGGATCATTAAATTATCTCTAATCATGCTGGTGAATCTCTCTTTTATTAAAAAGCAAAGACAGAAGAGTCAGTTGAATTAGTAGGTCTGATCCAATTTTATACAAGTCAAACTGCACAAAACCCAACATAAATTAGCTTGGATTGACTTCTTTCAGGTTGGACCAGATTCAGGTTCTGAAGGATCAATTTATTGAGGGCCTGCAATTTATTAAAAACAAGATACGAAGTAGGTCAAAAGTATAAAATGATTACCCAGTTTTCATTCATACAAGCCATTGCGTTGAAAAGACTTATGTTGACATTGGATATATCCTTGCTAGGGATAAATagttgaataaaaaaaaatcataccaaCCCAAAAAGCTGGGATTATGCTCACTAATTACAGTTACGGTCATATTCTTTTCTCAGAGAGAAATATCTGCTCTAATAGTAACTCTTTCCTGAAGGCTCCGAGGGACGGGCAGAAGAATACAACATGCTTTTAAGTAACAGAGCAGCCATTATCATGAGTATTTCTTTATCTGTTATCCCTATTGTAGTTCTAAGAGGTCCAAATTAACACAATCTATGGTGATATGACAAAGTTATGCACAAAGTATGGTGATATGACAAAGTTAGGCACAAAGTATGGTGATATTCTAAGTTCTAGAATAATGAAAAACTCACTTGTTCATGACCTCGTATTTTCATAAATCCTCGCAGCAATTCTCGTTTGTAATGGCAATCCCCGCTAAGATGATTAGCTCGAATCTGGATGAATAAGTAAGAGAATATATGAACAACCTCAAAACACttcaatttaaaattatttaaggcATTGCTCCTTGCACTTAATCTTAGCAAGTAACAAAATCAATTGTCAATTAAATTCCAGAACACGTATGAATTTCGTGGACCTCAGAGCAAGCATGGTGAGCACAATTTTTCCAGTCCATGTTCTTTGCACGGCAATCATCACAAGCATGGATTAGCTCATGAATCAAAACTTGATTGATCTCATCTTGGAAAGTCATATGATTACAACAAATAGTTATCTGAAATAAAAGAACAGGAGGGTTAGTCCATTTAAGATGCTCACCATTAGAACAAAGTATTACAGAGAAACTTAAACAATGATACCATTCTTAATTCTGATTTTTAAACAATTATAGACAATAATTACCAGTTAGAACTacttaatttttcaaatagaaaaaCTATGAATCTACTAATAGAAACTAACAGAACACACAATACAAGTTAGCAGTTGCAACACAAGCACATGAATATTGTCACCCTATCAGTGTGAccaaagaaaaacaaagcaGGTAAAGCCAAGATTTTCTGTCTCAGTACTGAACCTTGTACACGTACCTTACCTATACGGGTCAGGTTGGTCCAGTATGCCCTTATACAAGCACAAGGTACACTAGGACTTTAACAGATCAGTTATTGGTATATCAAAATCTGTATCAATATTTATTCAACAGTTTTGAATATGAATACGAATATGAATATTAAATGGATGCTATAATTAGAATACCTATTTGTCTAAATGGATACAGATGCAAATAAGAtattaatcatatttatatccatGTCAAATGGATATGCATATAAATCAGATTAAATAACCGATACAAATTGGATTTTTGAGCAAAATTTAACAATGACAATTATCAGATTATAAAATGTgggcatatatatttttttaaaggtcAGCTACCTTGCAtggaaaatttataaattaaaagCCTTCTTCTTGGTCACCAAGAATGTAAGCTCATTAATATCAATGTTAGGCAAACATCCATgcacctccaaaaaaaaaaagattgctcTTTCACTAGCATATTAAATATATGGATATCCATctgaaaactttttaaatatCCAGATATCGGAAGCCGAATCTCGGAGTCTGATAAACTCAATATCTGGTCCAAGTCCAATTTCAAATAAAAACTTAGAATCAGTATTTATATCCTTATCCGAAAAAATTTCTATCTCCATATCTGAATCGCTCAGATTTTATCCACTTTCAGTCCTATGGTATGCTATCCAAGTCAAGATAGCAGCTGTATACCATGCGTCTATACAGGGTCATATTGAGCCCATCTACTATCCTAGTAGTCTACGGCGTTGATACAGTATGCCTCGTATCCATTGGTGCTGAAAGCCTTAACATAAACTAGGCCAACATTTTCTACTTCAGTAAAAACATGCTAAGAGATTTTTACTGTTCCTTGGCTCAATGTTTGTAACCTAAAAATGTACCAACTTCCCTCTATCAATTCTTGCCTTCAAGGATTCTCTGTCCAACCAAGAAGTCTTGCAATTTCGATATCTCACATAGACTTCTGGTATCTTTTAGAAGGACAGTAGGTGCAACTAGTAAGTAGTAACAGTTCACGTATCAATCATTTAGTGTGAAGCAGGATAAATATTAAGTTTCTTAATAATTTCAGTAAAGTATGAGTTTGTGACAAgtcctcttcttttttccttaatAAAATGCATGCGAGCTTTTTCCagcaaaaactttttaaaatcaacttagtatcattcaacatatttatatattttctaagtgtttatacatatgtatacatatatataccaaacatacatatgtatgcatgtatgtttaAACACTTAgaaatatgtatttatgtatgtaatTATACATATACCATATGCATGCACGCacgcatgtatgtatatatgcatgcgCATATGTATTTATTTTCTATGTATGTCAttgcttatattttatcccacaATTTACTTTACATTCCTTTATCCATAAGATGAATTGACTAAAAAAATCCTTGTTCACATGAAGGAAAGAAGATGACATGCATTATCATATCAATATCTTTATATCTTTCTAATGTAATTCTAACATGTCTCTTCTTATTGTTTTCTTGATAAGATgattatataaaattttatccACATGATGGAAAGATAAATATATTATCATGTTGTAAGCCTTTCTAGCACTCCTTAAGAAAACAAGTAAAagaataattaataaaaaacatGTTTCTGTCTAGACTGAAAAACCAAGAGTAGTGCTATCATCTCAGCTATTATAAGATATCAATGAAttcataaatttgttttcaacaTTATTATCTAGAAAAGCATATATCGGTTGATGCGATAAAATGTATCTATTAACATGGTATCTTCGTTTTATCTTAGCCCAAATCTTACTTACATGGGAAAAACTTGTCATAAATATCTAAATATCAACTTGCTTTGGATTTTTGGCAAGTTCAGTTtatatgaacaaaaaaaaaaaaaacgttacATATGTATCATATGACCAGCGTTGGCGGAACCGTCCAAATCTATTCGGCTTAGGGTGTATCAAGCTTACCAATGACCAAGGTATGCGGTAGGGGTACCggtcgcctaccggaccggtacggtaccggtatcGGACCGGCGAACAGAGGGGCAccgcagaaggaaaaaaagagttcGCGAGCGTGCGCACCCACGTTAGAAGCCACAGAGTGGCTTAAATGCCACTTTGTGGCATCCGTGTGGGTGCGCTGCCCTGCACGGGCGGAATCATGCACAGGAACCGCGCATGGGCACGGTTCCCAGTGCGCAAACGTGCTGCCCCAGTGCGAGGCCCGGTTCGCCTGGTATTGGGCTTGTATTGGTACAaatcggttcgcaccggtacaatgGATTTACCGCTCAGCTCCGACGGGGCCGAAACCATTTTCCACCAACCAAACCGGACCAGTTCGGTACAaactgaaccggccggtacgggccggttcagcataccatgccAATGGTAGACCGGGACGGTTCCATCCTTCAAATTGAGAAACTGGCGAAGGagagggaaaaagaaagagaaaaaaagagagagaaagaggaggatggAGGAGCCGATGGAAGGCCAGggagggtggcggaggccggAGCGGTGGCCTCTGCCCTTCGGTTCTCTATTTCGTTCCAAATAGAGGTTCCAAAAGGGGCCCTTTTTTATTTCGGATGAATCACCCTTTTTTATTTCGAACAAATCAAGGGAACTGGAgggcggagcccctcctccaCCCCTCTGTTGCCCTTCGTCGGCCGGTCGCtgccctcccttcctctctccctcctcc contains:
- the LOC103718201 gene encoding mitochondrial inner membrane protease ATP23-like isoform X2, with amino-acid sequence MEGEAAAVPIVSASTSDETNNPNAGMSQEGCTDRIREGLKHPTVRFLREQMEKAGCPVWMRLLLAINCRDQGSAGGYASKRGITICCNHMTFQDEINQVLIHELIHACDDCRAKNMDWKNCAHHACSEIRANHLSGDCHYKRELLRGFMKIRGHEQALNKLILQNLNLVQPERSQSKLIYVGFCAV
- the LOC103718201 gene encoding mitochondrial inner membrane protease ATP23-like isoform X3; protein product: MEGEAAAVPIVSASTSDETNNPNAGMSQEGCTDRIREGLKHPTVRFLREQMEKAGCPVWMRLLLAINCRDQGSAGGYASKRGITICCNHMTFQDEINQVLIHELIHACDDCRAKNMDWKNCAHHACSEIRANHLSGDCHYKRELLRGFMKIRGHEQDLQLSRSYMVMFSSLPTPT
- the LOC103718201 gene encoding mitochondrial inner membrane protease ATP23-like isoform X1 gives rise to the protein MEGEAAAVPIVSASTSDETNNPNAGMSQEGCTDRIREGLKHPTVRFLREQMEKAGCPVWMRLLLAINCRDQGSAGGYASKRGITICCNHMTFQDEINQVLIHELIHACDDCRAKNMDWKNCAHHACSEIRANHLSGDCHYKRELLRGFMKIRGHEQECVQRRALKSVQKNPHCSDAAARDAIGAVWDICYNDTFPFERAP